One Gemella haemolysans ATCC 10379 DNA segment encodes these proteins:
- a CDS encoding lipoate--protein ligase family protein, with amino-acid sequence MLDLIRNRKFNVYKTLNIVNPLIPIATDEMFLRTVSNSDDCILHLYTLPNSAIIGAPDTRVPYFEQALFAFYRNNIIPAVRNIGGLGIISDKGILNLSIVMNKPKDNFSINEGYELMTSFIKAIFPEGANKIEAIEIANSYCPGDYDLSINGKKFAGIAQRKIKEAVVVSIYISIFGDQQKRANIMKDFYEIGIDDQEVRYKYPKVDPECMETLENLLNKKFTLEDVFERVEKVLYGLDCDLEKGEYTEAMVEEYNEIFEQAKERNESYLEGK; translated from the coding sequence ATGCTAGATCTTATTCGAAATAGAAAATTCAATGTTTATAAAACTTTAAATATTGTGAATCCCTTAATCCCTATTGCTACTGATGAAATGTTCTTACGCACAGTATCTAATAGTGATGATTGTATATTACATTTATATACATTACCAAACTCTGCAATAATCGGTGCACCGGATACACGCGTACCATACTTTGAACAAGCATTATTTGCATTTTATAGAAATAATATAATTCCAGCAGTAAGAAATATCGGGGGGCTTGGTATTATTTCAGACAAAGGAATTCTAAACTTATCAATCGTTATGAATAAACCAAAAGATAACTTTTCTATTAATGAAGGTTATGAGCTTATGACATCATTTATAAAAGCAATTTTCCCAGAAGGTGCTAACAAAATCGAAGCGATAGAAATAGCAAATTCATACTGTCCAGGGGATTACGACCTAAGCATAAATGGAAAGAAATTTGCAGGGATCGCTCAAAGAAAAATTAAAGAAGCGGTAGTAGTTTCAATTTACATAAGTATCTTCGGTGATCAACAAAAACGTGCAAACATTATGAAAGATTTCTATGAGATTGGAATTGACGATCAAGAAGTAAGATACAAATATCCAAAAGTTGATCCAGAATGTATGGAAACACTAGAAAATTTACTAAATAAAAAATTCACTCTTGAAGATGTTTTTGAAAGAGTGGAAAAAGTACTTTATGGTTTAGACTGTGACTTAGAAAAAGGTGAATACACAGAAGCAATGGTAGAAGAATACAACGAAATCTTCGAACAAGCAAAAGAAAGAAACGAAAGTTACTTAGAAGGAAAATAA
- a CDS encoding PTS transporter subunit IIC has product MKENITIKKFTMNVLNGIALGTVLCLVPGALLGELLKYIGKLYPSLAFLSLSITISNAMIGLASGIIIGLFFKFTPVQSVSIGLATLFAGGSIIPTPDKTGLMLKGSGDIVTMIFTAALATAFILLIGDKAKNYAVIILPPLTLVIIGGIGRFTLPFFSGVTKLLGDGIKHLLTLQPIILTILIAMIFACLVVSPITSVGVALAINIEGIASGAANLGICACGFTLAIAGWAVNSKGVCFAHFIGSPKISMANIFAKPKIMLPVLCSAAVSGVFATILNIQGTPMSAGFGFSGLVGPLAHLSTTDGSTLEILKAAIVFVVIPVVSGFFFVKLFTKIVPIIKPEDYKLNL; this is encoded by the coding sequence ATGAAAGAAAATATTACTATTAAAAAGTTCACCATGAACGTTCTAAACGGTATCGCCTTAGGAACTGTACTTTGTTTAGTACCTGGTGCGTTACTTGGTGAACTACTTAAATATATAGGAAAGCTATATCCATCACTTGCGTTTTTATCATTATCAATAACTATTTCCAATGCCATGATAGGATTAGCTTCAGGAATAATAATCGGATTATTCTTTAAATTCACACCCGTACAGAGTGTTTCAATCGGATTAGCTACATTATTTGCTGGTGGATCAATAATACCAACACCAGATAAGACAGGACTTATGCTAAAAGGTTCTGGAGATATCGTAACGATGATTTTCACAGCTGCACTGGCTACAGCTTTTATACTTCTAATCGGAGATAAAGCTAAAAACTATGCAGTAATTATACTACCACCACTTACATTAGTAATTATCGGAGGTATCGGTAGATTCACACTTCCATTTTTCTCAGGTGTTACGAAATTACTTGGGGATGGAATTAAACATTTACTTACTTTACAACCGATTATCCTAACTATTCTAATCGCGATGATTTTCGCTTGTCTAGTAGTCTCTCCTATTACATCAGTTGGAGTTGCTCTTGCGATTAATATAGAAGGTATTGCCTCAGGTGCTGCAAATCTTGGAATTTGTGCATGTGGATTTACACTTGCAATTGCAGGTTGGGCTGTTAACTCTAAAGGAGTTTGCTTCGCACACTTTATCGGTTCACCGAAAATTTCTATGGCAAATATTTTTGCAAAGCCAAAAATCATGCTACCAGTTCTTTGTAGCGCAGCTGTCTCTGGAGTTTTCGCTACCATATTAAATATCCAAGGAACACCAATGAGTGCTGGATTTGGATTCAGTGGTTTAGTTGGACCATTAGCTCACCTTTCGACTACTGACGGAAGTACTTTAGAAATATTAAAAGCAGCTATCGTCTTCGTAGTAATTCCTGTAGTTTCTGGTTTCTTCTTTGTAAAATTATTCACGAAAATTGTACCAATTATTAAACCAGAAGATTACAAACTTAACTTATAA
- the ileS gene encoding isoleucine--tRNA ligase → MVELKDTLLMPNTKFPMRGNLPNKEPGFLQRWEEMDLYNKILEKNAGKPSYVLHDGPPYANGNIHIGHALNKILKDFIVKYKNMNGFVSPYVPGWDTHGLPIEQVLVNNGVDRKSMPANKFRNKCKDYALKQVDKQRADFKKLGVLGDWDNPYLTLDPKFEAEQIRVFGKMVDKGYIYKGLKPIYWSPSSESALAEAEIEYHDHTSPSIYVAFDLVSENGAVEKGTKFVIWTTTPWTLPANLGIAVHPDFEYQVVKYNGESYLVAKERVAFLAEKFGWENYETGEVLVGKDLEYLLCQHPFLDRTSTLILADYVTLDSGTGLVHTAPGHGVDDYLVGQLQYKLGVLSPVDNQGVLTEEAGQFAGKFVFDANKDIIAHLAETGALLKQEDITHSYPHDWRSKKPIIFRATPQWFCSVDAFRSELLEAVDNTKFYSEWGKPRLYNMIRDRGDWVISRQRVWGVPIPVFYAENGEAILDIELIEHVAKIFEEEGSNVWFYKDTKELLPEGYTHPGSPNGEFTKEMDIMDVWFDSGTSHQGCCAIREDLTYPADLYLEGSDQYRGWFNSSLITSVAVSGVAPYKELVSAGFVMDGNGNKMSKSLGNVISPNDVGKELGAEIIRLWSASVDYTQDVRISKDILKQVSETYRKIRNTFRFLLGNLYNGSFNNKTDLVAYENLEELDKYMVLKFEKVVAKVLDYYENYQFNSITTELINFFNVELSSFYLDYGKDILYIEGEDSHKRQSMLTVLYTVLSKSVRLLAPILSFTAEEVYDNMPYEDAESVHLTDFPAKNVIEDAALEAKWDKLLEVRDDVNKALEESRNEKVIGKSLEAAVEVYSNDAEVVELLNSVANLNQFFIVSKVEVKENDGVAYDLATVKVTKAEGHRCERCWNIVDEVNEEGLCPRCASILNK, encoded by the coding sequence ATGGTAGAATTAAAAGATACATTATTAATGCCAAATACGAAGTTTCCAATGCGTGGAAATCTTCCAAATAAAGAACCGGGGTTCCTACAACGCTGGGAAGAAATGGACTTATACAATAAAATTTTAGAAAAAAATGCTGGGAAACCTTCATATGTACTTCACGATGGACCTCCATATGCGAATGGTAACATCCACATTGGACACGCATTAAACAAAATCTTAAAAGACTTTATCGTTAAATATAAAAACATGAATGGTTTTGTTTCACCATACGTTCCAGGTTGGGATACTCACGGTCTTCCAATCGAGCAAGTGTTAGTAAACAATGGTGTTGATAGAAAATCTATGCCAGCTAACAAATTCAGAAACAAATGTAAAGATTATGCTTTAAAACAAGTTGATAAACAACGTGCTGACTTCAAAAAACTTGGAGTACTAGGAGATTGGGATAACCCATACTTAACTCTTGATCCAAAATTTGAAGCTGAACAAATCCGTGTATTCGGTAAAATGGTAGACAAAGGATATATCTACAAAGGATTAAAACCTATTTACTGGTCACCATCTTCAGAATCTGCGCTAGCTGAGGCTGAAATCGAGTATCACGATCACACTTCACCATCTATCTATGTTGCATTTGACCTAGTTAGTGAAAATGGTGCAGTTGAAAAAGGAACTAAGTTTGTTATCTGGACAACTACTCCTTGGACATTACCTGCGAACTTAGGTATCGCTGTTCACCCAGACTTTGAATACCAAGTTGTTAAATACAATGGTGAAAGCTACTTAGTTGCTAAAGAAAGAGTAGCGTTCTTAGCTGAAAAATTCGGTTGGGAAAACTATGAAACTGGTGAAGTATTAGTAGGTAAAGATTTAGAGTACTTACTATGTCAACACCCATTCTTAGATAGAACATCTACATTAATCTTAGCTGATTATGTAACACTTGATTCAGGGACTGGTTTAGTACATACAGCGCCTGGACACGGGGTTGATGACTATCTTGTAGGTCAATTACAATACAAACTTGGAGTATTATCACCAGTTGATAACCAAGGTGTTCTTACAGAAGAAGCTGGACAATTTGCTGGTAAATTCGTATTCGACGCGAATAAAGACATTATTGCTCACTTAGCTGAAACTGGAGCGTTATTAAAACAAGAAGATATTACTCACTCATATCCACATGACTGGAGAAGTAAAAAACCAATTATCTTCAGAGCTACACCACAATGGTTCTGTTCTGTAGATGCATTCCGTTCTGAATTATTAGAAGCTGTAGATAACACTAAATTCTACAGTGAGTGGGGTAAACCAAGATTATATAACATGATTCGTGACCGTGGTGACTGGGTAATCAGTCGTCAACGTGTTTGGGGTGTGCCAATTCCTGTATTCTATGCTGAAAACGGAGAAGCTATCCTTGATATCGAATTAATCGAACACGTAGCGAAAATCTTCGAAGAAGAGGGATCAAACGTTTGGTTCTACAAAGATACTAAGGAATTATTACCAGAAGGATATACTCACCCAGGAAGTCCAAACGGTGAATTCACTAAAGAAATGGACATCATGGACGTTTGGTTTGACTCTGGAACATCTCACCAAGGATGCTGTGCAATCCGCGAAGATTTAACATACCCAGCTGACTTATATCTAGAAGGAAGTGACCAATACCGTGGATGGTTCAACTCTTCACTTATCACTTCTGTAGCGGTATCTGGAGTAGCTCCATATAAAGAGTTAGTATCTGCTGGATTCGTTATGGATGGTAATGGTAACAAGATGAGTAAATCATTAGGTAACGTTATTTCTCCTAACGATGTAGGTAAAGAATTAGGTGCTGAGATTATCCGTTTATGGTCTGCAAGTGTAGACTACACTCAAGATGTTCGTATCTCTAAAGATATCTTAAAACAAGTATCTGAAACATACAGAAAAATCAGAAATACTTTCCGTTTCTTACTAGGAAACTTATACAACGGAAGCTTCAACAACAAAACTGATTTAGTTGCGTACGAAAACCTTGAAGAACTAGACAAATACATGGTTCTTAAATTCGAAAAAGTTGTAGCAAAAGTATTAGACTACTACGAAAACTACCAATTCAACAGTATTACTACTGAACTAATTAACTTCTTTAACGTTGAATTATCTTCATTCTACCTTGACTACGGTAAAGATATCCTTTACATCGAAGGTGAAGATTCTCACAAACGTCAAAGTATGTTAACAGTTCTTTACACAGTATTAAGTAAATCTGTTAGATTACTTGCTCCAATTCTTTCATTCACAGCTGAAGAAGTATATGACAATATGCCATACGAAGATGCTGAGTCTGTACACTTAACTGACTTCCCAGCTAAAAACGTAATTGAAGACGCTGCTTTAGAAGCTAAATGGGATAAACTTCTAGAAGTTCGTGATGACGTGAATAAAGCATTAGAAGAAAGCCGTAATGAGAAAGTTATCGGTAAATCTCTAGAAGCTGCTGTTGAAGTATACAGCAATGATGCAGAAGTGGTTGAGTTATTAAACTCTGTTGCTAACTTAAACCAATTCTTCATCGTAAGTAAAGTAGAGGTTAAAGAAAATGATGGTGTAGCTTATGATCTTGCTACTGTTAAAGTAACAAAAGCTGAAGGACACCGTTGTGAACGTTGTTGGAACATCGTTGACGAAGTAAACGAAGAAGGTTTATGTCCACGTTGTGCTAGCATCTTAAACAAATAA
- a CDS encoding HIRAN domain-containing protein: MEKNYITITGMQHYFGTTVFKVGDVISCEKEFDNDYDEEAIKVMMKTFGKVGYVGNSCRTVAKGTKSAGRIYDKVGDKFFVRVCFVTDGSVIAEVVNKDVKIHKSNRKIRK; the protein is encoded by the coding sequence ATGGAAAAAAATTATATTACAATTACAGGAATGCAACATTATTTCGGAACAACAGTTTTTAAAGTAGGAGATGTTATAAGTTGTGAGAAAGAGTTTGATAACGATTATGACGAAGAAGCAATTAAAGTTATGATGAAGACTTTCGGTAAAGTTGGTTATGTAGGGAATTCTTGCAGAACTGTCGCAAAAGGTACGAAAAGTGCAGGAAGAATTTATGATAAAGTAGGAGATAAGTTCTTTGTAAGAGTATGTTTTGTTACTGATGGTTCTGTAATTGCAGAAGTTGTTAACAAAGATGTAAAAATACATAAAAGTAATAGAAAAATTCGTAAATAG
- a CDS encoding helix-turn-helix transcriptional regulator: MEKGRYQKLKLLYLLEIMRDYSDENTYLSVKELTSLLLKKEIVVERKTLYKDIELLQDYGFNIIVGKSGRENTYALVEREFELAEVKMLIDVIQASKFLTAKKSRDLILKLKKLASKKQAQKIQRQVYSFEENKYINENIYYNVDAIHNAIAENKQINFNYWQWNYKKQMIDRKNGEVYNVSPFALVWNDENYYMVAYDAKTDLIKNYRVDKMRNVAIAENDRLGHDKFQKEDISSYSKKIFGMYGGTLERVTLEFKESLIGAIVDRFGKDIMIHKKDDSYQTSVEVMCSSHFLGWIFSLGSDIEILAPQNVRELYVEKVESLLIKYK, from the coding sequence ATGGAAAAAGGAAGATATCAAAAATTAAAGCTATTGTACTTATTAGAAATAATGAGAGACTATAGTGATGAAAATACTTATTTAAGTGTAAAAGAATTAACTTCTTTACTCTTAAAAAAAGAAATAGTTGTTGAGAGAAAAACTCTATATAAAGATATAGAATTACTACAAGATTATGGATTTAATATCATAGTTGGAAAAAGTGGTCGTGAAAATACCTATGCTTTAGTAGAAAGAGAATTTGAGCTTGCAGAGGTGAAAATGTTAATCGATGTTATACAGGCTAGTAAGTTTTTGACAGCGAAAAAATCACGAGATCTAATCTTAAAACTTAAGAAATTAGCGAGCAAAAAACAAGCACAAAAAATACAAAGACAGGTATATTCTTTCGAAGAGAATAAATATATAAACGAAAATATTTATTATAATGTCGATGCTATTCATAATGCAATTGCAGAAAATAAGCAAATTAATTTTAATTATTGGCAATGGAATTATAAGAAACAGATGATTGATAGGAAAAACGGTGAAGTTTATAATGTAAGTCCATTTGCTCTAGTATGGAATGATGAGAATTATTACATGGTTGCTTACGATGCTAAGACAGATTTAATCAAGAATTATCGTGTTGATAAGATGAGAAATGTTGCTATTGCTGAGAATGATAGATTAGGTCATGATAAGTTCCAAAAAGAAGATATATCGAGTTATTCGAAGAAAATCTTCGGTATGTATGGTGGAACTTTAGAAAGGGTGACTTTGGAGTTTAAAGAATCGTTAATTGGAGCGATCGTCGATAGATTCGGTAAAGATATTATGATTCATAAAAAAGATGATTCTTATCAAACTTCTGTAGAAGTTATGTGTAGTAGTCATTTCTTAGGTTGGATTTTCTCTCTAGGTAGTGATATTGAAATACTAGCACCTCAAAATGTACGAGAATTATATGTGGAGAAAGTGGAGAGTTTACTAATAAAATATAAATAA
- the secA gene encoding preprotein translocase subunit SecA has product MAILGKIFDANRREVKSLSKLADKVLAKDEEYSNLSDEELVNKTEEFKAYIQEQKEKGKDTPDILDKILVDAFAAAREGALRSLGMKPYKVQIMGGIALHRGDIAEMRTGEGKTLTATMPVYLNALAGEGVHVVTVNEYLSQRDAQEMGVFYNYMGLSVGLNLNSLNSEEKRAAYNADITYSTNNELGFDYLRDNMVKTVEARVQRPLNYAVIDEVDSVLIDEARTPLIISGEGQESTSLYQVANAFVKTLKKAEEEDGSDGDYTLDIKTKSIQLSENGIDKAESYFGLKNLYELKNVDLTHHINQALKANYTMALDVDYVVAEDGEILIVDQFTGRTMPGRRFSEGLHQAIEAKEGVPIQKESKTMATITFQNFFRMYKKLSGMTGTGKTEEEEFRNIYNMFVTTIPTNRPIQRIDAPDFIYSNMEAKFNAVAQEVKERYDKGQPVLLGTVSIETSELVSKLLYKYGVPHKVLNAKQNESEAEIIKQAGQRGSVTIATNMAGRGTDIKLGEGVRELGGLAVIGTERHESRRIDNQLRGRSGRQGDPGYSRFYLSLEDELMVRFGADRLQKIMGKDVDTPLESRMVSRSVESAQKRVEGNNYDSRKQVLQYDDVLRKQREIMYAERNEVLENDVVTEIIQEMIGEAVDKTMAFITENLEAHSEKEETEEIIKSLNEKFLGQKPITESEYSDVMSDDEIRELVLHRINLELAEKRELLGDETMNSFEKYILLNAIDDRWTDHIDQMDQLRKGIFLRSYGQIDPLREYKTEGYQMFEDMIDDIQVEVVTNLMRIRVERHEEIEMKQEPTNLVTNDSKEHIARGPIKSASREEKKARIEERKQRIKELKAQKEKETN; this is encoded by the coding sequence ATGGCTATTTTAGGAAAAATATTTGATGCTAACAGAAGAGAAGTAAAAAGCTTATCGAAATTAGCTGATAAAGTATTAGCTAAAGATGAAGAATATTCAAATCTTAGCGATGAAGAATTAGTAAATAAAACAGAAGAATTTAAAGCTTATATTCAAGAACAAAAAGAAAAAGGTAAAGATACACCGGATATATTAGATAAAATTTTAGTAGATGCGTTCGCAGCAGCTCGTGAGGGTGCATTACGTTCTCTAGGAATGAAACCATATAAAGTTCAAATCATGGGTGGTATCGCACTTCACCGTGGTGATATCGCGGAGATGAGAACAGGGGAAGGTAAAACTCTTACTGCCACAATGCCGGTATACTTAAACGCATTAGCGGGAGAAGGTGTACACGTTGTTACAGTTAACGAATACTTATCACAACGTGACGCTCAAGAGATGGGAGTTTTCTATAACTACATGGGACTTTCTGTAGGTCTTAACTTAAACTCTCTTAACTCTGAAGAGAAAAGAGCAGCATACAATGCTGATATCACATACTCAACGAACAATGAGTTAGGGTTTGACTACTTAAGAGATAACATGGTTAAAACAGTTGAAGCTCGTGTTCAACGTCCATTAAACTATGCTGTAATCGATGAGGTTGACTCAGTACTTATCGATGAAGCACGTACACCACTTATTATCTCTGGTGAAGGTCAAGAATCAACTTCATTATATCAAGTTGCAAATGCCTTCGTTAAAACTCTGAAAAAAGCAGAGGAAGAAGATGGAAGTGATGGAGATTATACTTTAGATATTAAAACTAAATCTATCCAACTTTCTGAAAATGGTATTGATAAAGCAGAAAGTTACTTCGGATTAAAAAATCTTTATGAATTAAAAAATGTTGATTTAACTCACCACATTAACCAAGCGTTAAAAGCTAACTATACAATGGCGCTAGATGTTGACTATGTGGTTGCTGAAGATGGAGAAATCTTAATCGTTGACCAATTTACAGGTCGTACAATGCCAGGTCGTCGTTTCTCTGAAGGTTTACACCAAGCTATCGAAGCTAAAGAAGGTGTGCCAATTCAAAAAGAAAGTAAAACAATGGCGACTATTACGTTCCAAAACTTCTTCAGAATGTATAAAAAACTTAGTGGTATGACAGGTACTGGTAAAACAGAGGAAGAAGAATTTAGAAACATTTATAACATGTTTGTTACAACAATTCCTACGAACAGACCAATCCAAAGGATTGATGCACCAGACTTCATATACTCAAATATGGAAGCTAAGTTCAATGCGGTAGCACAAGAAGTTAAAGAGCGTTATGACAAAGGACAACCAGTTCTTTTAGGTACTGTCTCTATTGAAACGAGTGAATTAGTATCTAAATTACTATACAAATACGGTGTTCCACATAAAGTACTTAATGCTAAGCAAAATGAAAGTGAAGCTGAAATTATTAAACAAGCTGGGCAACGTGGTTCAGTAACTATTGCGACTAACATGGCTGGTCGTGGTACGGATATTAAACTTGGAGAAGGTGTTCGTGAATTAGGTGGTCTTGCCGTTATCGGTACAGAACGTCATGAATCTCGTCGTATCGACAACCAATTACGTGGTCGTTCAGGACGTCAAGGGGATCCAGGTTACAGTAGATTCTATCTATCACTAGAAGATGAACTTATGGTTCGTTTCGGAGCTGATAGATTACAAAAAATCATGGGTAAAGATGTAGATACACCACTTGAAAGTAGAATGGTTAGTAGATCTGTTGAAAGTGCTCAAAAACGTGTTGAAGGTAATAACTATGACTCACGTAAACAAGTACTTCAATATGATGATGTATTACGTAAACAACGTGAAATCATGTACGCTGAAAGAAATGAAGTGTTAGAAAATGATGTTGTTACTGAAATTATCCAAGAGATGATTGGTGAAGCAGTAGATAAAACTATGGCATTTATCACTGAAAACTTAGAGGCACACAGTGAAAAAGAAGAAACTGAAGAAATCATTAAATCACTTAATGAGAAGTTCTTAGGTCAAAAACCTATTACTGAGAGTGAGTACTCAGATGTTATGTCTGATGATGAAATTCGTGAGCTTGTATTACACAGAATTAATCTTGAGTTAGCTGAGAAACGTGAGTTACTTGGTGATGAAACTATGAATTCATTCGAGAAATACATTCTTCTTAATGCTATCGATGATAGATGGACTGATCACATCGACCAAATGGATCAACTTAGAAAAGGGATTTTCCTTCGTTCTTATGGACAAATTGATCCTCTTCGTGAGTACAAAACAGAAGGTTACCAAATGTTCGAGGACATGATTGATGATATTCAAGTAGAAGTTGTTACTAACTTAATGCGTATTAGAGTAGAACGTCATGAAGAAATCGAAATGAAACAAGAACCAACTAACCTTGTAACTAACGATAGTAAAGAACATATCGCTCGTGGTCCAATTAAGAGTGCATCTCGTGAAGAGAAAAAAGCTCGAATCGAAGAGCGTAAACAACGTATTAAAGAGTTAAAAGCTCAAAAAGAAAAAGAAACTAATTAG
- a CDS encoding NAD-dependent protein deacylase, which yields MNNIDKLKEIIELNDNIVFFGGAGVSTESDIPDFRSANGVFSVKLNRHFTPEQLVSRTMFVKYPVDFFDFYKKHLVYPDAKPNRAHFYLADLEKQGKLKAVITQNIDTLHEQAGSKNVLKLHGSIDANYCTKCKSFYNLEDFLAKTEEIPSCDKCSGVIKPYVTLYEEELDMTVFNAAINFIERADVLIIGGTSLSVYPAANLLHYFRGKYLVVINKSSTPQDSTADLVINGKIGEVFSKLGERLGDV from the coding sequence ATGAATAATATAGATAAACTAAAAGAAATAATAGAATTAAATGATAATATTGTCTTTTTTGGTGGAGCGGGTGTTTCTACTGAATCTGATATACCAGATTTTAGAAGTGCAAATGGAGTGTTTAGTGTAAAACTAAATCGCCATTTTACACCTGAACAACTCGTCTCTAGAACTATGTTTGTGAAGTATCCTGTAGATTTCTTTGATTTTTATAAGAAGCATTTGGTTTATCCTGATGCTAAACCAAATAGAGCTCATTTTTATTTAGCTGACTTGGAAAAACAAGGGAAACTTAAAGCGGTAATCACACAAAATATTGACACTTTACATGAACAAGCGGGTAGTAAAAATGTTCTTAAACTTCATGGAAGTATAGATGCAAATTATTGTACTAAGTGTAAAAGTTTTTACAATTTAGAAGATTTCTTAGCTAAAACTGAAGAAATACCGAGTTGTGATAAATGTAGTGGGGTAATAAAACCGTATGTTACTTTATATGAAGAAGAATTAGATATGACGGTATTTAACGCTGCGATTAACTTTATTGAAAGAGCAGATGTGCTGATTATCGGTGGAACTTCATTAAGTGTTTATCCAGCAGCAAATCTCTTACATTATTTTAGAGGAAAGTATTTAGTCGTTATTAATAAATCGTCTACTCCGCAGGATAGTACAGCTGACTTAGTAATTAATGGTAAAATCGGAGAAGTATTTTCAAAATTAGGAGAAAGGTTAGGTGATGTGTAG